One genomic window of Tetrapisispora phaffii CBS 4417 chromosome 13, complete genome includes the following:
- the PAC10 gene encoding tubulin-binding prefolding complex subunit PAC10 (similar to Saccharomyces cerevisiae PAC10 (YGR078C); ancestral locus Anc_3.134) produces the protein MDTIFNSTKTNPRGIPEAPFVEKVEDFIKDVSDFELVFNKFQERLSKYKYMQESKLSTIKMLSTRIPDIESTLKICKTLKAKSESAEDDGGAEIETHYQLNDTLYAKAVINTKEATNVGLWLGAEVMLEYPVEEAIDLLEKKLKDSKESLEVSREDSDFLRENITTMEVNCARLYNWDVQKRQEMKNISEDTNNLKI, from the coding sequence ATGGACACTATTTTTAACAGTACTAAGACTAACCCAAGAGGGATCCCGGAGGCTCCATTTGTTGAGAAGGTTGAGGATTTCATCAAGGATGTCAGTGATTTCGAATTGGTTTTCAATAAGTTCCAAGAACGTTTATCCAAGTACAAGTACATGCAAGAGTCGAAGTTAAGCACCATAAAGATGTTGAGTACCAGAATACCTGATATCGAGAGCACTTTGAAGATCTGTAAGACTTTGAAAGCCAAATCTGAGTCTGCTGAGGATGATGGCGGTGCTGAGATCGAGACTCACTACCAGTTGAACGATACATTGTACGCAAAGGCTGTTATAAATACGAAAGAGGCAACCAACGTGGGTCTATGGCTAGGTGCAGAAGTCATGTTGGAGTACCCGGTGGAAGAGGCCATTGATCTGCTAGAgaagaaattaaaggaCTCTAAGGAATCGTTGGAGGTCTCTAGAGAGGATTCTGATTTCCTGAGAGAAAATATTACTACAATGGAGGTCAATTGTGCTAGATTATACAATTGGGATGTCCAAAAGAGAcaagaaatgaaaaatatcagTGAAGATACtaataatttgaagataTAA
- the PDX3 gene encoding pyridoxamine-phosphate oxidase PDX3 (similar to Saccharomyces cerevisiae PDX3 (YBR035C); ancestral locus Anc_3.236): protein MVACLLDNHTDIHLVSQVYELLKKMSSNPETKNPIIFAPKTYQYNKFSLDESELLKNPIELFTNWFSDAKKDPTESIPECVTFSTANLPSGKVSSRVLLFKELDDRGFTIYSNWGTSGKAEDIKTNPNAAINFFWKNLQRQVRVDGFTEHVNRETSERYFKTRPRGSKIGAWSSPQSHVLKDREELEEYIKASEKRFEGVADADIPCPDYWGGLRIVPLEIEFWQGRESRLHDRFLYKRNSENEPWEVVRLAP from the coding sequence ATGGTTGCATGCTTGCTGGATAATCACACAGATATACATTTGGTTTCGCAAGTATACGAActgttaaaaaaaatgtctTCTAATCCAGAAACTAAGAACCCAATTATTTTTGCACCTAAAACTTATCAGTACAATAAATTCTCCTTAGATGAATCAGAACTATTAAAGAATCCTATTGAACTGTTCACAAACTGGTTCTCGGATGCTAAGAAGGACCCTACGGAATCGATTCCAGAATGTGTAACGTTCTCGACTGCGAATTTACCAAGTGGTAAAGTTAGTTCTCGTGTTCTGCTGTTTAAGGAATTGGATGACCGAGGGTTCACAATTTATTCCAACTGGGGTACCTCTGGGAAGGCTGAAGATATCAAGACGAACCCAAACGCTGCTATCAACTTTTTTTGGAAGAATCTACAGAGGCAAGTGAGAGTTGACGGTTTCACAGAACATGTCAACAGAGAAACCTCCGAACGTTACTTCAAGACCAGACCTCGTGGTTCTAAAATCGGTGCTTGGTCGAGTCCACAAAGTCATGTCCTAAAGGACAGAGAAGAACTAGAAGAATATATCAAGGCTAGTGAAAAGAGATTTGAAGGTGTTGCAGATGCTGATATTCCGTGTCCAGACTACTGGGGTGGATTAAGAATTGTTCCATTGGAGATTGAATTTTGGCAAGGTAGGGAAAGCCGTTTGCATGATAggtttttatataaaagaaacagTGAAAATGAACCGTGGGAAGTTGTCAGACTTGCCCCATGA
- the RPL4A gene encoding 60S ribosomal protein uL4 (similar to Saccharomyces cerevisiae RPL4A (YBR031W) and RPL4B (YDR012W); ancestral locus Anc_3.232), with protein sequence MSRPQVTVQSLTGEATSSALPMPAVFSAPIRPDLVQTVFTSVNKNKRQSYAVSEKAGHQTSAESWGTGRAVARIPRVGGGGTHRSGQAAFGNMCRGGRMFAPTKTWRKWNVKVNHNEKRYATASAIAASAVASLVLARGHRVEKIPEIPLVVSKDLESVKKTKDAIAALKAVGAHADLIKVLKSKKIRAGKGKYRNRRWTQRRGPLVVYAEDNGIVKAFRNVPGVETANVTALNLLQLAPGAHLGRFVIWTEGAFAKLDQVWGSETVASSKAGYTLPKNIISTTDITRVINSSEIQAAVRPAGQATQKRSHVQKKNPLKNKQILLRLNPYAKVFAAEKIGSKKAAKSASKPAAVFKETLKHD encoded by the coding sequence ATGTCTCGTCCACAAGTTACCGTTCAATCCTTAACTGGTGAAGCTACCTCCTCAGCTTTACCAATGCCAGCTGTCTTCTCAGCCCCAATCCGTCCAGACTTAGTTCAAACTGTTTTCACCTCTGTTAACAAGAACAAGAGACAATCTTACGCTGTCTCTGAGAAGGCTGGTCACCAAACTTCAGCTGAATCCTGGGGTACCGGTAGAGCCGTCGCCAGAATTCCAAGAGTTGGTGGTGGTGGTACCCACAGATCCGGTCAAGCTGCTTTCGGTAACATGTGTAGAGGTGGTAGAATGTTCGCTCCAACCAAGACCTGGAGAAAGTGGAACGTCAAGGTTAACCACAACGAAAAACGTTACGCTACTGCTTCCGCCATTGCTGCTTCTGCCGTCGCTTCTTTAGTTTTAGCTAGAGGTCACAGAGTCGAAAAGATTCCAGAAATCCCATTAGTCGTCTCCAAGGACTTGGAATCCGTCAAGAAGACTAAGGATGCTATTGCTGCCTTAAAGGCTGTCGGTGCTCATGCTGACTTGATCAAGGTCCTAAAGTCCAAGAAGATCAGAGCCGGTAAGGGTAAGTACAGAAACAGAAGATGGACTCAAAGAAGAGGTCCATTGGTCGTTTACGCCGAAGACAACGGTATTGTTAAAGCCTTCAGAAACGTCCCAGGTGTTGAAACCGCTAACGTCACCGCTTTGAACTTGTTGCAATTAGCTCCAGGTGCTCATTTAGGTAGATTCGTTATCTGGACCGAAGGTGCTTTTGCCAAATTAGACCAAGTTTGGGGTTCCGAAACCGTTGCCTCTTCCAAGGCTGGTTACACTTTACCAAAGAACATCATCTCCACCACTGACATCACCAGAGTTATCAACTCTTCTGAAATCCAAGCTGCCGTCAGACCAGCTGGCCAAGCTACTCAAAAGAGATCTCACGTTCAAAAGAAGAACCCATTGAAGAACAAGCAAATCTTATTGAGATTAAACCCATACGCCAAGGTCTTTGCTGCTGAAAAGATTGGTTCCAAGAAGGCTGCCAAGTCTGCTTCTAAGCCAGCTGCTGTCTTCAAGGAAACTTTGAAGCACGATTAA
- the RKM3 gene encoding protein-lysine N-methyltransferase (similar to Saccharomyces cerevisiae YBR030W; ancestral locus Anc_3.231): MAATLIDDVNDIIGLVKDNETNSVFRTDMCEVKKSEFGGLGVYAKEDIEEGTSLLKVHKSILFSANNCSIGNLLHEEGIGGMLGLNIAFIYEITVFKEKSFWYNYLKSIRFLDEDGVLLLPPSHWEESDKKLLRGSSVDLLYGALDPEVEIQEGFEIAIDLSIKWNQELNLNIPEGFLDVNITDIDDIREKLKKFVSVAFALSSRVFEVDAYHENALVPIADLFNHNSEKTDVRFVSVFDVCAECGEFGPCKHDEIDEVAEEGADNDEEVQEVEGSGNFNALVKQLEEEVEDRCTEREDSTMSDETYVEIVLAKAVKEGDEIFNSYGDLNNSLLLSRYGFAYLDNKNDMVDLSLQLHDVVNSDKKYQIRLKWWSDVGYTLYESWYKLNREEAEKSEGEEEDDDGEDEDDEDDEEHEEDTHEHEHEHVHGEGCSRDHGSNVLNELYVDFDCTPSRNLNALINILSLDDNKYDKLTSSLEQDTETPPQFVTTIFDTFDQFNTSNKAISNTNQNIKLLKQLLQLKKPHPLPTNKTAISEHQLQQVKTLLQNENTLIRNMSTKL, translated from the coding sequence ATGGCTGCTACTCTGATCGACGACGTCAACGATATAATCGGTTTGGTCAAAGACAATGAAACCAACAGTGTCTTCAGAACAGACATGTGTGAAGTGAAGAAATCTGAATTCGGTGGACTAGGTGTATATGCTAAGGAGGATATCGAAGAAGGAACGTCGTTGTTGAAGGTGCACAAATCTATTTTGTTCAGCGCCAATAACTGTTCAATTGGTAACCTGCTTCATGAAGAAGGCATAGGAGGTATGTTAGGTTTAAACATTGCATTCATCTATGAGATAACTGTCTTCAAAGAGAAATCATTCTGGTACAATTACTTGAAAAGTATTCGCTTCTTAGATGAAGATGGAGTGCTTCTGCTACCTCCAAGTCATTGGGAAGAAAGTGataagaaattattaagaGGTAGTTCGGTTGATTTATTGTATGGGGCACTGGATCCAGAAGTAGAGATCCAAGAAGGGTTCGAAATCGCTATCGACTTATCGATTAAATGGAATCAAGAGTTGAATCTTAATATCCCGGAAGGCTTCCTCGATGTCAATATTACagatattgatgatatcAGAGAAAAACTGAAGAAATTTGTCAGTGTTGCATTTGCGTTATCTTCGAGAGTGTTCGAGGTCGATGCTTACCACGAGAATGCATTAGTGCCAATTGCGGACTTGTTCAACCATAACAGTGAAAAGACAGATGTAAGATTTGTCTCTGTGTTTGATGTCTGTGCCGAATGTGGTGAATTTGGTCCTTGCAAGCACGATGAGATTGACGAGGTTGCAGAAGAAGGAGCTGATAACGATGAAGAGGTGCAAGAAGTAGAAGGTAGTGGCAATTTCAATGCCCTAGTGAAACAATTAGAAGAGGAAGTGGAGGACCGTTGTACGGAAAGAGAAGATTCCACCATGTCAGATGAAACTTACGTTGAAATCGTTTTAGCAAAAGCTGTTAAAGAAGGTGATGAGATATTCAATTCGTATGGCGACCTGAACAATTCCTTGCTATTGAGCAGATACGGGTTTGCATATTTAGATAACAAGAATGATATGGTTGATCTCAGTTTGCAGCTACATGATGTAGTCAATTCTGATAAGAAGTACCAAATCAGATTGAAGTGGTGGAGCGACGTCGGCTATACGCTGTATGAGAGCTGGTACAAGCTTAACCGGGAGGAAGCGGAGAAAAGTGAGGGCGAAGAGGAGGACGACGATGGCGAGGACGAAGACGACGAAGACGACGAAGAACACGAAGAAGACACACATGAACATGAGCACGAGCACGTACACGGAGAGGGGTGTAGCCGCGACCATGGCAGCAACGTTTTGAACGAGCTGTACGTGGACTTCGATTGCACCCCATCCAGAAATTTGAACGCCCTCATCAACATCCTATCACTCGATGACAACAAGTACGACAAATTGACAAGTTCCCTCGAACAGGACACCGAGACACCACCCCAGTTCGTCACCACCATCTTCGACACATTCGACCAGTTCAACACCTCCAACAAGGCAATTAGCAACAcgaatcaaaatataaaacttCTAAAACAACTacttcaattgaaaaaaccACACCCACTCCCAACCAACAAAACTGCAATCTCAGAACACCAGCTGCAACAAGTAAAGACGCTGCTGCAGAACGAGAACACCTTGATCAGAAACATGTCCACCAAACTCTAA
- the ETR1 gene encoding enoyl-[acyl-carrier-protein] reductase (similar to Saccharomyces cerevisiae ETR1 (YBR026C); ancestral locus Anc_3.228), with protein MLQKYLFCSQRLVSTKRAMSTIPKTFKSIIYSRHDVEDCTGVLKLHNYEPKQSIEDNIVLRTLAFPVNPSDINQLQGVYPSIPDKTLEYGTEEPSAIAGNEGVFEVVHVPQDGNAQEFAVGDLVIPLRSNQGTWTNYKIIEDPKEIIKVNGLDLLTGATVSVNGCTAMQLVNDYVDWSSSPSENQWIVQNAGTSGVSKLVTQIAKAKGIKTLSVIRDRDDFEEVAEDLTNKYGATRVISETENNDKAFNKTELPKLLGNDYAIRLALNSVGGKSSTAIARKLAKDSLMLTYGGMSKQPVTLPTSLFIFKNLDSKGFWITENYKKDPFKKQKDVAAFIKLYNDNKIVKPDETKDFQITNWDTQNDDDITLLNKIKNAIKAKGKKQMIVVN; from the coding sequence ATGTTACAGAAGTATTTATTTTGCAGTCAAAGGCTTGTATCAACCAAACGAGCAATGAGTACGATCCCTAAGACATTCAAATCGATTATATATTCGAGACATGATGTAGAAGATTGCACTGGTGTGCTCAAATTACATAACTACGAACCCAAACAGTCTattgaagataatattGTTCTACGTACTCTAGCTTTCCCTGTGAATCCATCGGATATCAATCAGTTGCAAGGTGTATACCCTTCGATCCCTGATAAGACCTTGGAGTATGGGACCGAAGAACCGAGTGCTATAGCTGGTAACGAGGGTGTGTTTGAGGTCGTCCATGTGCCTCAGGACGGCAATGCACAGGAGTTTGCAGTTGGTGACCTGGTGATTCCGTTGAGATCCAATCAGGGAACTTGGAcaaattacaaaatcaTTGAAGATCCAAAGGAAATAATCAAAGTCAACGGACTTGATCTACTTACTGGCGCTACTGTATCTGTCAACGGATGCACTGCAATGCAGTTGGTTAACGATTATGTCGATTGGAGTTCTTCTCCCTCTGAAAATCAATGGATAGTACAAAATGCAGGCACGTCTGGGGTTTCAAAACTAGTAACGCAGATTGCAAAAGCAAAGGGGATCAAGACGTTGAGTGTCATTAGAGATAGAGACGATTTTGAAGAGGTTGCGGAAGATTTAACCAACAAATATGGAGCCACAAGGGTCATTTCAGAGactgaaaataatgataaagcatttaataaaacGGAACTTCCTAAACTATTAGGAAACGATTACGCGATTAGACTAGCTTTGAATTCTGTTGGAGGTAAATCGTCCACTGCTATTGCAAGAAAGTTAGCCAAGGATTCATTGATGTTGACGTATGGAGGAATGTCGAAACAACCAGTGACGTTGCCAACGTCACtatttatctttaaaaatcTTGATTCCAAGGGATTCTGGATAACAGAAAATTACAAGAAAGACCCTTTTAAAAAACAGAAAGACGTCGCAGCCTTCATCAAACTATACAACGACAATAAGATAGTTAAACCTGATGAAACAAAAGATTTCCAAATAACAAATTGGGACACtcaaaatgatgatgatataactttattgaataaaatcaaaaacGCCATTAAAGCAAAGGGcaaaaaacaaatgatTGTGGTCAATTGA
- the OLA1 gene encoding Obg-like ATPase (similar to Saccharomyces cerevisiae OLA1 (YBR025C); ancestral locus Anc_3.226), with protein MPPKKQVEEKKVLLGRPGNNLKAGIVGLANVGKSTFFQAITRCPLGNPANYPFATIDPEEARVIVPSPRFDELCKIYKPASEVPAHLTVYDIAGLTKGASAGEGLGNAFLSHIRSVDSIYQVVRCFDDAEIIHIEGDVNPTRDLEIISNELRLKDIEFCEKALEAAEKIAKRGGQSLEVKQKKEEMALIERIIQLLKDGQRVANQSWTPKEVEIINSMFLLTAKPCIYLINLSERDYIRKKNKHLLLIKEWIDKNSPGDLVIPFSVCLEERLSHMSDEEAAEELKTIGAVSALPKIVTTMRKKLELISFFTCGPDEVREWTIRKGTKAPQAAGVIHNDLMNTFILAQVMKYEDVVEYKDDAAIKSAGKLQQKGKDYVVEDGDVIYFRAGAGKN; from the coding sequence ATGCCACCAAAGAAGCAAGTTGAAGAGaaaaaagttttattaGGTCGTCCAGGTAACAACTTGAAGGCCGGTATTGTCGGTTTAGCCAATGTTGGTAAATCTACTTTTTTCCAAGCCATCACTAGATGTCCTTTAGGTAACCCAGCTAACTATCCTTTCGCTACCATTGATCCTGAAGAAGCTAGAGTTATTGTTCCATCTCCAAGATTCGATGAATTATGTAAAATCTACAAGCCAGCTTCTGAAGTTCCGGCTCATTTGACTGTCTACGATATTGCTGGTTTGACTAAAGGTGCCTCTGCCGGTGAAGGTTTGGGTAATGCTTTCTTGTCCCATATCAGATCTGTCGATTCTATTTACCAAGTTGTTCGTTGTTTCGATGATGCTGAAATTATCCATATCGAAGGTGATGTTAACCCAACCCGTGATTTGGAAATTATCAGTAACGAATTGAGATTGAAAGACATTGAATTCTGCGAAAAAGCCTTGGAGGCTGCTGAAAAGATTGCTAAGAGAGGTGGTCAATCTTTGGAAGTTAAGCAGAAGAAGGAAGAAATGGCTTTGATCGAAAGAATCATCCAATTATTAAAGGACGGTCAAAGAGTCGCTAACCAATCGTGGACTCCAAAAGAAGTTGAAATCATCAACAGCATGTTCCTATTGACTGCCAAGCCATGTATCTACTTGATTAACTTATCCGAACGGGACTACATCagaaagaagaacaagCATTTACTGTTGATCAAGGAATGGATTGACAAGAACTCTCCAGGTGATTTGGTTATCCCATTCAGTGTCTGTCTAGAAGAAAGATTATCCCACATGTCCGACGAAGAAGCTGctgaagaattaaaaacTATCGGTGCCGTATCTGCTTTACCAAAGATTGTCACTACCATGAGAAAGAAGTTAGAATTGATCTCCTTCTTCACATGTGGTCCAGATGAAGTTAGAGAATGGACTATTAGAAAGGGTACCAAGGCTCCGCAAGCTGCTGGTGTCATTCACAATGATTTAATGAACACTTTCATCTTAGCTCAAGTAATGAAATACGAAGATGTCGTCGAATACAAAGACGACGCTGCCATTAAATCTGCAGGTAAATTACAACAAAAGGGTAAAGATTACGTTGTCGAAGACGGTGATGTCATCTACTTCAGAGCAGGTGCTGGTAAGAATTAA
- the CHS2 gene encoding chitin synthase CHS2 (similar to Saccharomyces cerevisiae CHS2 (YBR038W); ancestral locus Anc_3.224): MTRNPFMVDPNNGSPIRSPNKPNLTRFSTHSSEETSNWQANSGEDPFADGSEYNQTNQFQGLPPSPSRAAMRYSPDRRHRTQFYRDSANNTPVASRFQANMQQSPSRPGDTIIQFNEPAHHSYDIADMTSSYYPDSTNPREQNNNLFGNSNRNYSQYSGSMASTAASSFETDEKFRKSFESESYTVYSGDTFEETRYEVNHPIRKDYVRRANSESRSRPVIAAPSSKAILRLDNPIPRGLLDTLPKRNSPEYTEMRYTACTVEADDFVNEGYSLRSSEMNRECQVAICITMYNEDKYALARTLHSVMRNIAHLCKREKSTVWGPNGWKKVTVILVTDGRSKVNAGSLDYLAAIGVYQEDMAKASVNGDPVKAHIFELTTQVSLNEDLDYVSEDIVPVQFVFCLKEENKKKINSHRWLFNAFSPVLQPNVVMLVDVGTKLNDTAVYHLWKAFDMDSNVAGAAGQITTMKGKYGKKLLNPLVASQNFEYKISNILDKPLESMFGYISVLPGALSAYRYRALQNHEDGTGPLRSYFLGETQEGRDHDVFTANMYLAEDRILCWELVAKRNASWVLKYVKEAEGETDVPEEIPEFISQRRRWLNGATFAAMYAQLHFYQIWKTNHSFTRKVMLHIEFFYQFVQMLFSWFSISNFVLTFYYLAGSLNDVIKHGDVLFIFFKYLIFCDLASLFIISMGNRPQGGKWLFMTSLIILTICAIYSLICGFTFAFMTLNENTETYGTFLSIVVSLLSTYGLYTFASIMYLDPWHMITSSIQYFFTLPAFTCTLQIFAFCNTHDVSWGTKGSGVESKPLSKAIVVKGPDGKQIVETDWPQEVDKKFLEIKSRLKEIEVEETTVDESLQRNDYYRDIRTRIVMVWMLSNLILIMAIIEVYSPTETNNKYLKFILWSVAALALFRVTGSMAFLFMKYLRAIVSFANKRESIGGSINMKMPSIKVFNTSN, encoded by the coding sequence ATGACAAGAAACCCATTCATGGTTGATCCAAACAATGGTTCTCCTATTCGATCTCCTAATAAACCAAATTTAACTAGATTCTCTACTCATTCAAGCGAAGAGACGAGTAATTGGCAGGCTAACAGCGGCGAAGACCCTTTTGCCGATGGATCTGAGTACAACCAAACTAACCAATTCCAAGGGCTTCCACCTTCTCCATCCAGAGCTGCTATGAGATACTCCCCAGACAGACGTCATAGAACTCAATTCTATAGGGATAGTGCAAATAATACCCCAGTAGCCAGTAGGTTCCAAGCCAATATGCAACAGTCTCCATCTAGACCAGGCGACACtataattcaattcaatGAACCAGCACATCACAGTTATGATATTGCTGATATGACTTCTAGTTACTATCCAGACAGCACCAATCCAAGGGAACAGAATAATAACTTGTTTGGAAACAGCAATAGAAATTACTCACAATATTCTGGTTCAATGGCCTCTACAGCAGCTAGTTCGTTTGAGACTGATGAGAAATTTAGGAAATCCTTTGAAAGTGAATCTTATACAGTTTATTCAGGTGATACTTTTGAGGAAACGAGATATGAAGTTAACCATCCTATCCGTAAAGACTACGTCAGACGTGCTAATTCGGAAAGTAGGAGTAGACCTGTGATCGCTGCTCCCTCGAGTAAAGCAATCTTGAGATTGGATAACCCAATTCCAAGAGGTCTACTGGATACCCTTCCCAAAAGAAACTCTCCAGAGTATACTGAAATGAGGTATACAGCATGTACCGTTGAGGCCGATGATTTCGTTAATGAGGGATACTCTTTACGATCCAGCGAAATGAATAGAGAATGTCAAGTTGCAATTTGTATTACAATGTACAATGAAGATAAATATGCATTGGCAAGAACTCTCCATTCTGTTATGAGAAATATTGCTCATTTATGTAAACGTGAAAAATCAACAGTTTGGGGTCCAAATGGTTGGAAAAAAGTTACTGTTATCTTGGTCACTGATGGTAGATCGAAGGTTAATGCAGGTTCGCTTGATTATTTAGCAGCTATAGGTGTCTACCAAGAAGATATGGCCAAGGCATCTGTTAATGGTGACCCAGTGAAGGCacatatttttgaattaacAACCCAAGTGTCCTTAAATGAAGATTTGGATTACGTTTCTGAAGATATAGTTCCTGTTCAATTTGTATTCTGtttgaaagaagaaaataagaaaaagatTAACTCACATCGTTGGTTATTCAATGCTTTCTCGCCTGTGTTACAGCCAAATGTTGTAATGTTGGTAGATGTTGGCACTAAGTTGAATGATACCGCAGTATATCATTTATGGAAAGCTTTCGATATGGATTCAAATGTGGCAGGTGCAGCTGGTCAAATCACAACTATGAAAGGCAAATATggtaaaaaattattaaatccATTAGTTGCATCacaaaattttgaatataaaatttctaatattttagataaaCCATTAGAAAGTATGTTTGGTTATATTTCTGTCTTGCCAGGTGCTTTATCCGCATACAGATATCGTGCTCTGCAAAATCATGAAGATGGTACCGGTCCATTACGTTCATATTTCTTAGGTGAGACACAGGAAGGTAGAGACCATGATGTCTTCACAGCTAACATGTACCTGGCAGAAGATAGAATTCTATGTTGGGAATTGGTTGCCAAAAGAAATGCTAGTTGGGTTTTGAAGTATGTTAAAGAAGCCGAAGGTGAGACAGATGTTCCAGAAGAAATACCCGAATTTATTTCTCAAAGAAGACGTTGGTTAAATGGTGCTACCTTTGCAGCTATGTATGCGCAATTACATTTCTACCAAATTTGGAAGACTAATCATTCCTTCACTCGTAAGGTAATGCTTCacattgaatttttttatcaatttgtTCAAATGTTATTTTCCTGGTTTTCTATTagtaattttgttttaacCTTCTATTATTTAGCAGGTTCATTAAACGATGTTATTAAACATGGTgatgttttatttatttttttcaaatatttaatattctgTGATTTAGCAAGTTTGTTTATCATTTCAATGGGTAATAGACCACAAGGTGGTAAGTGGTTGTTTATGACatctttaattatattaactATTTGTGCAATCTACTCTTTAATTTGTGGTTTTACATTTGCTTTTATGACGTTGAATGAGAATACGGAAACTTATGGAACTTTCTTAAGTATAGTGGTTTCATTGCTCTCAACGTATGGTTTATACACATTTGCATCAATTATGTATCTAGACCCATGGCACATGATTACTTCCTCCATTCAGTATTTTTTTACACTACCTGCATTTACTTGTACTTTACAAATTTTTGCATTTTGTAATACACATGATGTCTCTTGGGGTACAAAGGGATCTGGTGTTGAATCGAAACCTCTGTCGAAAGCTATTGTTGTCAAAGGTCCAGATGGTAAACAAATTGTTGAAACAGACTGGCCACAAGAAGTTGACAAAAAATTCCTTGAAATTAAGAGTCGtttgaaagaaattgaGGTCGAAGAAACCACAGTTGATGAGTCGCTACAACGTAACGATTATTACAGAGATATTAGAACAAGAATTGTGATGGTATGGATGTTAAGTAACTTAATACTGATCATGGCTATCATCGAAGTCTATTCTCCAACTgaaactaataataaatacttGAAATTTATCCTATGGTCAGTCGCTGCATTAGCCTTATTTAGAGTAACTGGTTCTATGGCTTTCTTATTCATGAAATATTTACGTGCTATTGTTAGTTTTGCAAATAAAAGAGAAAGCATTGGAGGTTCTATTAATATGAAAATGCCATCGATTAAAGTATTCAACACATCCAATTAA